GGGAATGCCGGCAGTGATTCATCCAGTGGCATTAGCCGAATGATGGAAAGTTGCCGTACAAGGCGATGCAGTAATTGATGGCCAGTGACGGCTGGCAGTTTTCATGAGGTATGTTTTGACCAGTCATGCCCAACATGGTCGAAGCAAAATTCCCGTTGGGGTTAGTGCCTTGCGGTGGGAATGGATTGGCGTGCTGGGGCATCTGTAATGCGCTGTTGGCGAGCGGGCCAGCGGTGCGTTGTGTCGCATCGGTTTGGTCATAGATCAGGAAGCCGTGGTTGTGTGCAGGTATTTCCGTGGTCAGCAAGGCTACGCTGGCTTCGCCGAAGGTTTCACCTGCAGTACGCGGGCTGAGGCCCGTGCCTTGTCCCTGGCTGCAGGCTGCACGCGTGGTCAAATTGGGAAGCTGGAAGGTGGTTTGGCCATTGCCGCCGTAGAGGGTGCCGATCAACGAAAACAGCGCGGTGTTTTGCAGGACGTTCAAGGTAGCGCCGTTGCAGAATGCCCAGTCAATCGGCGCAAAGTTGAAGCCTAGCAGCTGGATTTCACCAATAAATGGCTGAGTCATGGAGATTGCCCCTGTATCAGCTTTGCGAGGGAAAAAGGCCTTCGAAGGCGATGCAATACGACGCCGTCAAAGTGGGCATGGTGTTGTCGTGCGGTTGACTGCCGCCGGTGTAGGTCACGGCACTGTTTTCCAGGTTGAAAGACCGAGCGCCGGTCAGATTGCTGGAATACATGGTGTCGGTGCTCGCCACGGTGCCGGGTGCCACGCTTGAAGAAGGGCTTGTCGCATTGGCTTGGTTAGTCGTTGCATAGGCGATGTGCGTGTGTAGTGGCAACTGGACGATTGTCAGGTCGACACTTTCGGTGCCGACACTCTGGCCCAGCGGACGAGGACTCAAGCCATTCCCCGTGCCTTGATGCAACGGCACCCTGCCGCGTAAGTCGGGGAGGCCAAAGGTATTTTGTCCATCGCCTCCATAGGTGGTGCCAAGCAGCGTGTATAGCACTTCGTAACCCGAAATGGATTGCAGGCTGCCATCACAGGCCAGCCAACCGGTGGGAATGCGTGGAAACCCGAACAGACGGATTTCGCCGACGAATGGTGTACTCATGAAGCACCTCTTTCTCTGGGTTCGATTCAACCGCGCGATGGATAGATGCCGTTCAACGCAATATTGAAGTTGATGGTGAGGTTCGGTTGCATATTGTTGTGCGGCAGCCCGGAACCGGCGTTTTGCACCTGCGCCGGATTCAGTGCAGACAGCCCCGATGCGGCGCTGGCATAAAGGGCCTCATTGGCAAAGCTGCCGTAAAGCGAGTTGGTGGGATTGCGGGAAACGCCATTTTGAGCGGTATTGGTCACGTTGTGGGTGTGCATAGGAAGGTTGGTCGTGGTCAAGCTCACCGTTTCCACGCCTAATGACTGGCCGACGGAATAAGGTGTTGGTTGCCATGCGCTATCGGCTGACGGGCCGGCGCCTACGGGCGTGCGCCCTCGCATATCAGGCAGCGCGAAATTCACGCGACCGTCACCTCCGAACTGAGTGCCCAGCAACGAAAACAACGCTGTGTTCTGGTTGATGGGGAGCAACTGCCCATTGCACTGGGCGAAACCACGCGGTGAAAAGCCGAAGCTGGTTAGCATGATCTGTCCGAGAAAGTAGTCAGACATCGTGAACCCCTTTTGGCTGGATGATTGGAACTTTGCCACTTTAGCCTAAGGATGCCATTTTGAATTAAAGTGGCAGCCTGTTGAAGGTCGAGCACGCCAAGCATTTTCGTGTATCGGCACGTTATATGCAGTTATTTTTGGCTGGGCCACGAAAGCGTGCCGTTTAAATAAATTCGGCACGAGTTAGATCGAAAGCTGCACGTTTACCACTCGCGGCCGACCTTTTAAAGGCAGGCTGCACCCTGGGGGAGGGTGAGTGATGAGGCTGCTGTCTGTTGTGAGTATCCGTTCACATCGCCATGCTACAGCGTGGGGAACGCTTGCTTGGCTGTTTTTGGCATGCTTCGCATGTTCTTCACTCACAAATCGTACACATGGCGACGGCGCGAGCCGTAGCGCTGGTCGTTTCGCCCGTATGGCCGCGCTTTTGTACAAGCTGCTGCTGGTTTTATCTTTGGCGGCATTTGCCCTTATGCCGATCACAGCGCGAGCCGGTAATTTGAGCGGCTGCCCGGCCTCGTTTGAAGTGCCGGCCAGTGGTTCGGCAACGTTGAACACCTTCAATTGTTCCGATATCTACGGCAGCCTGGATGGTCTGGGTACCAACTACCCGGCCTTCGATCCCGACAGTTCGCCGCCGCAAGGTCCGGATCAGGTCAATACCACCAACGGCACGGCCGTCAACGTCGACGATAACGATCAATATCTGCAATACACCAACAACGGAAATGGCAACACGACGGATAGCTACGTCTGGGTCGATGCCAACGACATCAACCATACCGAAACCATCAGTATTCTCAACATCAGCACAAGCAGTCTCCCCAACGCTACGGTGGGCACGGCTTATAGCAAGACGATCTCCGGCGCGGGCGGTACGACTTCCGGTTACAGCTTCAGTTCGACAACCTTGCCGGCGGGGCTGTCGCTCAGCACTAGCGGTGTGTTGTCGGGTACGCCCACGACAGCCGGCAGCTACTCGTTCACTGTCACCTTGTCGGACAGTGTCGTGTCGGTCAGCCGAACCTATTCCAGTTTCACGGTTGCCAACGCCAGCATCAGCATTTCCCCCAGCACCCTGCCCAATGGCACGGTGGCTAGTGCCTACAGCCAAACGATTACCGCCAGCGGCGGCACGTCGCCTTATACCTATGCCATCATCGCCGGGGCTTTGCCGGCGGGATTGAGCCTCAACAGCGGCAGTGGCACGATATCGGGCACGCCCACCGCAGGCGGCACGTTTACGGTGACCGTGCAGGCAACGGATGCCGGCAGCAATACGGCCTCCAAGACGTATTCCAGTTGGACGATGGCGGCGCCCACCATCACCGTATCGCCATCGACCCTGCCGGCCGCGACGCAAGGCAGCAGTTACAACCAGGCTATCACCGCCAGCGGCGGTACCTCGCCTTACACTTATGCGGTGACCAGCGGCAGCTTGCCCAGTGGTGTCACGCTTTCCAGTAGCGGCACGCTCAGCGGTACGCCCACGGTGTATGGAAACTTCACCTTTACCGTCACCGCCACGGATAACAGCACCGGCACCGGGCCTTATACCGGCAGCGCCAATTACACGCTCACCGTGAATGCATCGGCGCCGACCATCACCACCAGTACGGTGCCCAACGGCACCGTGGGTGTGAGTTACAGCACAACGATCAGTGCAAGCGGCGGCAATTCGCCGTATACCTTCTCGCTGGCGTCGGGCAGTTTGCCGCCGGGTTTGAGTCTCAGCAGCAGCGGTGTATTTTCGGGCACGCCCACCGCGGGTGGCAGCTATACGTTCACCGTACGAGTGACGGATGCGGCTAGCAGCACGGCCACCAAGACCTATTCGAATGTCACGATCAGTGCGCCGACCATCATGGTGTCGCCGTCGAGCTTGCCAAGCGCCACGCAAAACAGCAGTTACAGCCAAACCGTCAACGCCAGTGGTGGTACGTCGCCTTACACCTATGCGGTGACCAGTGGCAGCTTGCCCAGCGGTGTCACGCTCAATGCGAGCAGTGGTGCCTTGGGCGGTACACCCACGGTGTACGGCAATTTCAGCTTCACCGTTACCGCCACGGATAGCAGCAGCGGTACCGGGCCGTATACCGGTAGCGCCAATTACACGCTGACCGTGAATGCATCGACGCCGACGATCACCACCAGCAGCGTACCCAACGGAACGGTCGGCGTGAGTTATAATCAGACTATTAGTGCAAGCAATGGCAATCCGCCATATACCTTCTCGATTTCGTCCGGCAGCTTACCGCCGGGTTTGAGCCTCAGCAGTGGCGGGGTGATTTCCGGTACGCCGACCGCGGGCGGCAGCTACACCTTTACGGTCAAGGTAACGGATGCGAACAGCAATACCGCGACACAGACCTACTCAGGTGTAACGATAGCTGCGCCGACGTTGTCTATATCGCCAAGCAACGGCACCGCCTTCAGCGCAACCTACGCTACAGCCTATTCGCAAAGCTTCAGCGGTAGTGGCGGAACGTCGCCGTATACCTTCCACGTGAGCAGCGGCAGTCTGCCGGCGGGTGTGAGTTTGTCGAGTGCTGGTGTGCTCTCCGGTACGCCCACGCAGGCGGGGCATTTCAGTTTTGCGATCACGGCGACCGACAGTTCCACCGGCACCGGCGCGCCGTTTACCGCCACGGACAATTACAGCCTGACGGTGAGTAACAGCACGATCACCCTAACCCCGACCACGCTTACCAGCGGTGTGGCGGGTGTCAATTATTCCGCGACGCTGAGCGGCAGCGGTGGCGTAGCGCCATACAGCTTCAGTGTGACGTCCGGCAGCTTGCCCGCGGGTATTTCCTTGAGTAGCAGCGGTGTCTTGAGCGGTACGCCAACAGCGGCGGGTGCGTTCAATGTCACGATCACCGCCACGGATGCGAACAGCTTTACCGGTAGCCAGGCGTATACGTTGACGATGACGGCCGCGACGATCAGCCTCAGTCCCAGTTCGTCGACCTTGACCGTGGCGACCGCGGAAAGCGCTTATTCGCAAACATTCACTGCTAGCGGCGGCACAGCCCCTTATCACTACACTGTAACATCGGGCAGTCTGCCGGCGGGTTTGAGCTTGACCAGTGCGGGTGTGCTATCGGGTACGCCGACGGTATCTGGTGCCTATACGTTCTCCGTCACGGCCACCGACAGCAGCACCGGTACGGGTGCGCCGTTCACGGGCATGCGCAGTTATTCGCTCTCCGTCAATGCACCGACGCTAACGATAACGCCTACCACCTTGCCAAATCCGCAAGATGCAGCGGCATATAGCCAGCAGTTGCAAACCCGTGGTGGTACGGGCACGTACACCTATTCGGTCAGCCAGGGCAGCTTGCCCGGCGGGCTTAGCTTGAGCTCGGGCGGCTTGCTGTCCGGCACACCTGCGGTGAATGGTGCATTCTCGTTTACGGTGATGTCTAAGGACAGCAACAACTTCACCGCATCGCAAAGCTATAGTGTGAATGTCGAGCAGGCCGTGCCCGTTATCAGCAATGATGAGGTGACCACGCCTGCCGATCAGCCAGTGGTCATCGCTATCGGGTCACTGGATAAGGGCGGGCCGATCAACAGCGTCGTCATCGCCACAGCACCTTCGCATGGCAATGCCAGTGTGAACGGTTTGCATATCGTGTACACACCGGCCACCCATTATTTTGGTACCGATACACTCACCTTTACGGCCACCGGGCCGGGCGGCACCTCGGCAGCGGCCACCCTAACCATTGTGGTCACATCGCTGGCGGTACCCTCTGTGCCGGAACAAACCGTGATCGCGATGGGTTCCAAACCGTTGACCATCAATGCAGTGCGCGATGCCAGTGGCGCGCCGTACACCGCGGTAACGATCACGCAGCAGCCAAGCACTGGGCATGCGGTGGTATCGGGTACCAACATCGTCTACACGCCTGATGCCGAGGCATCGGGACGGGCAACGCTGCTGTATACCTTGACCAATCCGTTCGGTACTTCCGTGCCGATCACCGTCACCATCATCAACGAACCGATTCCGATGGCGGTATCGCAAAACACCACGCTAGTCGCCGGTCGAACGGCACAGGTGAATTTGACCCAGGGCGCGCAGGGTGGACCGTTCACGGGTGCTGCGCTGATATCGGTGTCACCCGCCTCGGCGGGCACGGCATTGATCCAAGCGGTATCCGGCGGTTATCAATTGAAGTTTGTCGGCGCACCTGCGTTTAGCGGCAACGTGGTGCTGACATTCACACTCTCCAATGCGTTCGCGACTTCCACTCCGGCGACCGTGACGATTGCTGTATCGGCGCGTCCTGATCCATCGAAAGATGCGCAAGTGCTAGGCGTGCTTGCCGCGCAGGTCGACGCGACTCGCAACTTTGCACTAGGTCAGATCAACAACTTCCAGCAGCGTCTGGAAGTACTGCATGGCGGGGGTGGTAGCGGTGGATTCCAGAACAACCTGAGTTTCAGTTCCGACAGCATGATGATGGCGCAACAACGCATGCTCAATGTGCAGAATCAGGGGCCCATCCAACGCAATTGGCTTGATCCGCAACCACAAAGGGCCCCGTCCACGGCCACCACGGCGCTGCCGGATGGTTATGCGGTATGGACGGGTGGTGCGATCAATTTCGGGTCGCGCGACAGCAGCGCCAGTGCAAACGGCTTCAACTTCAACACCAGCGGGATCAGTGCGGGTGTCGATAAACGTATCTCGCCATCGTTTGCGGTAGGTGGTGGTTTTGGCTACGGCCATAACGATACCCATGTTGGTAGCAACGGCAGCCGCATGAGTGGGGACAGTTACAGCCTGGCCGCTTATGCGAGCTACAGCCCTGGCGAGTCTACCTTTATCGATGGCGTGCTTGGCTATCAGTGGCTTTCGTTCAATACAGATCGTTACGTAACGGTCGACGGCAATCGGGTCAACGGTCATCGCGAGGGCGGGCAGTGGTTCGCTTCGTTCTCGGGTGGCTATGTGTGGCGCAAGGATGCATGGATGGTCTCGCCGTATGGACGTGTCGATCTTGCGTATGCGGACCTCGACGGTTACACCGAACAAGGTGACGACATCTATGCGCTGCATTACCAAGGTGAGACGGTCAGTACTAGTACCACCAGTTTGGGTGTGCTGACGAGTTATGTCTTCAAGCTCGACAACGGTATGGTCATGCCGCAACTGCGCCTTGAATATGGGCACGATTTCCAGAGCGCCAGCGAAGCGACGATGAGTTATGCGGATCTGCAATCGGCAGGCGAATATTACAGTGCACCGGTCGATCGCCTGGCGCGCAATCACTACATGCTTGGCATAGGCGTCAATTGGCAATACGCCAAAGGGACGACCATACGGCTGGAATACGACAATGAAATGGATGGCAGCAATCAGAACAGCCAGACCATCCTGCTGGGGATACAGATACCCTTCAACCCATAAAAAACGCAAAGGCCGCGGGGTTTGCAGTGACGCCGCGGCTTATCTGTTCTTGTCGTGATCGACCGGCGCATGCTCACGTTCATGCTCGTGACGCTCCGTGGCGACATGCCGCTCATGCAGCTCTTCGCTGGTATTCAACGGCAGTTCCTGCTGCTCACCAAGCTTTTCGCTCTCGGTTTGCGTCACAGATACGGGTTGCTCTGCGGGTGCAGCGGCAGGGTGGGCTGATTCTTTCTCCGGATCGCCGCCGGTGATCTTGAGAATGGAGTGGCGCATTTCCCGGGAGAGGATGACGCGGGCGTCACGCACCATGTCTTCCAGCGCTATATCGTAGTCGAGTTTGCCCCCGTCGTCGGTCCATACCACGCGGCGTTCGCGTAGTTTATGGATAAAGCCGCGGAACAGGGCTTTGTCGAAAAATTCGGGTGCCGAAAGTTCGCTGAGCAGGCTCAGGCGCTGTGCGGTGAGCGTGCAGATGTTTTCCAGCTCGGCGGCGGAGATGGTGTGCGGGCCGTTCTTCACCAGGGCAGCAATGGTGATGTAGTAGCGTTCGAAGGCTTGGATCAGACTGCGCGCGATCACTTTAAGCTGATATGCCGCATCGTCCTGCCCGGGGCCGCGTTCCAGCACGCGGCCTTCGCCGCGGGCTTCCAGCAGGCCTCGGCGTACGAAGAAATCGACGGTGGCCTGCAATTGTTGGCCGAAGCCCTCGCTGTCCCAGGGCAGGAACAGTTCGCCCCGGATAAAGGGATAAATGATGCGGCCCAAACGCAGGATCGAGGCGCGTGTCATGCGTCGGTTGTTGAGGAAGCAGCAGGCCACCCATGCCGCTGGGGCAATGAGGTGCTGCACGTTGTTGCGGAAGTAGCTCAGCAGCACCGCCGACTCGCTTTCCACTGTCAGTACGTCGCCGAGCGGATGGCGTACGCGGGTGATCCAGCCCATCTGTTCGCCGTAAGCGCCGATAGCATCGGGTGCCATCGGTGTGAGTGTGATGCGATCCGAATAGGGCAGCTCTTGCAGCAGTGACTTCATTAACTCCAATTGCGTGAGCAGATCGTTTTCCGCCATCGCATGCTTGGGCGTGGAAAGCAGGGCCAGCGCCAGCAAGTTGATCGGATTGACGTCTGCCGCGCGATTGATGTTGATCTGGATCTGTTCGGCCAGCTTGTCGACCACACTGTTGAGCCATTCGGGTTTCGTGTTCGCATCACCGGTGGTATTGCGCCAGTCTTTGCTGGTGGCGTCGAGCATCGGCATCAGCTCGATCGGCTCGCCGAAATTCAGCGCAACATGGCCGTAGCGCTGGCGCAGTACGCTAAGGCTGCGAATCAGGCCGATCAGCGATTCTTTTTCCTTCGGCTGGCCGGATAGCTCGCCAGCGTAGCTCTTACCTTCGGTCAGCTTTTCGTAGCCGATGTAGACGGGCTGGAACAGCACTGGGCGGCGTGGTGCGCGCAGGAAGGCGCGTACGGTCATGGTGAGCAGTCCGGCGCGTGGCGCCAGCAGTCGGCCGGTGCGCGAGCGTCCGCCTTCGATGAAATATTCGATCGGTACCCCGCGATCAATAAGCTGTGCCAGGTATTCGTTGAACACCACCGGATACAGCGCATTGCCCTTGAAGCTGCGGCGCAGGAAGAACGCGCCGCCACGGCGCAGGAGCGGCCCAATCAGCGGCAGATTGAGGTTCACACCAGCGGCGATATGCGGCACCACCACGCCAGAGGCGTATAACTGATACGACATCAGCAGATAGTCGGCGTGGCTGCGATGGCTGGGCACGTACACCACTTCGTAGCCGGGCGCAGCGGCGCGGGCTTTGTCAAAGTGATGCATGGTGATGCCATCGTACAGCTTGTTCCAGAAATTGCGCAGGAGAAATGACAGCGAGCGCACGACGGGATGCGAATAGTCGGCGGCAATTTCCATCGTCATCTTGTGCGCGCGTTCCCACGCCTTGGCGTAGCTGATACCTTCCTTGGAGGCGGTAGCCGTGATCGCGGTACGCACGGGTTCGGCATTGAGCACGGCGTCGACCACGGTGCGCCGGTGCGAAAGGTCCGGCCCGATCACCGCCGCGCGAATGCGGCGGAAGTGGGTGCGCAGTACACGCGCTATCTTGCGGGCGAAGCGCTCTGGCTGCAGTTCGCGGCTTTCATCCATGACCGTGCGCAGCGACACGGGTGCGGAGAAGTGCACGATGGTGTCGCGACCATTCAGCAGCAAGGCGAGCATGCGCCGGAAGCGGCCGACCATTACCCAGTTTTCCGAGAACAGCACACGGAACCAGCCGGTTTCACGCGAAGGTGCTCGGCCGACGTAGATCGACACCGGCACGATCTGGATATCACGTTCGGGAAAACCTTTCAGCGAGCGGATCAACTGACCGATAGGCTCATTGGGTGAGTGCTTGCGGTTGCGCCCGAACACTTCGCCGTCGCGGCGGGCAAGCGCAAAGACGGAGCGCTTGCGGCGCGTATGCGCCAGCGATTGCATCGGGCTGGGCAGGCCCGCCTCGCGGCAGGCGCGATCCAGGATCAGCGCATCGGAAAAGCCGTCGCGCTCGATGACATAGCAAACCGGGGCGCTGCTTTTCAGCAGCGCGGCTGGTTCGGCGGGGTCGCGGCGGATGCGTACCCAGGGCTCAAGCAGGTGCCCGGTGAGGTTGAACCACCAGGGGGCGCGGCTGCGGTAGGTGGTTTCCGCGGTCGTCATAGTCGGCATCTGCATATTCTATCGTTAGCGGATTGGCGCCTGCTGCAGCTCCTGCCCTGTTGGGAGGGCGGTTGTGGCCGAACCGAGCTCGTGGCGCATAGGGGCCGCGCTGCATCATAAAGAAAACCCCACGGGCGATGGGCCTCGCAGGGTTATGCCGGCATCGCCGGAAGGGAAATGGCCGTTGCCCGCCGTGGATTGGAGGTCAGCAGGATTCGACGGGGCTCATGATACGGGGCTGTTTAACTTCATGCAATACTTTAACTTTATGTATCTAAGTGATTAATAGTTAAGCTAATCGATGCGCAAGGCATTGATTTTCTGCGACAGAGACAGCGTAGCGGGAGGATAGCGCAAGTTTATGACAGACTTGCCGGCACCCTGCTCTGCCATAGGCCACCCACGTGCCAGCACTTACTGATGCCTCCCGTGGTATTCGCATCACGAGTTACATCCTTGCAGCGCTTGCATTGACGATGCTGCTGTTTCTGCACCTGCTGCCAGCTTTGCTGGCGGGTTTGCTGGTGTACGAACTGGTGCATGCCATGACGCCGCTACTCGGTCGCCGCATCTCCGGTGACCGTGCACGGTTGGTGGTAGTGACCCTACTGGGCGTGATCGTCGTCGGTCTTTTGACTTTGCTGGTCGCGTGGCTGGTGAGCTTCTTCCGCAAGGAAATGGGCGACCCCGATCTTTTGTGGCAGCAGCAACTGATGCCGCTGGTGGAAAAGGCGCGCGAGCAATTGCCCACGGCGATTACCAACTGGCTGCCGGATAGCGTGGATGAATTGCGTGTCATGGCGTTGGACCTAGCCCGCAAACACGCGATGAGTCTGCAAAACGTGGGCAAGGAAACGGCGCGGGTGCTGGTGCGCATCATGGTTGGGATGGTGTTGGGCGCGCTGGTAGCGCTCAATCGCGCCCGCCCGCCGCATCAGGTGGGGCCGCTGGTCGGGGCATTGGGAGAACGTTGCCAGCATCTGGCTGAGGCGTTTCATAACATTGTGTTCGCGCAAATCAAGATTTCGCTGATCAACACGGCAGCGACGGCCATCTTTCTGCTGGGTGTGCTGCCGCTGTTGGGGATTCACGTTCCTTTGTCCAAGACGCTGGTGGTGATCACCTTTCTGGCCGGCTTGCTGCCGGTGATCGGGAACCTGATTTCGAACACGGCGGTGACGATTGCCGGTTTGTCCGTATCCGTGTGGGTGGCCGTGGCATCGCTGGGTTTCCTGATTGTGATTCACAAGCTCGAATATTTTCTCAACGCACGCATCATTGGCACGCAGATACGTGCGCGCGCATGGGAATTGCTGGTGGCGATGCTGATCATGGAGGCAGCGTTTGGTTTGGCCGGGCTGGTTGCCGCGCCGATTTACTACGCGTATCTCAAGAGCGAGCTGGAGTCGGAAGGGATAATTTAGTGTGATGTCTCACAAGTACCATCCCATCATTACGGTGTCTTTCGCCGCGATTCTGTGTTGTTCGTCGTCGCCATAGTGCCCACGATGACTACGCTTGCGCCGAATTGCCGAACGGTTTCGAGCATATGGCCTGGAATTGTATCCAGACAAAAAACGGATAATTTATTGCCGAGACGTAAATCGGACGATGAATTATCCTGCGGTGAAGCTCACGTTCTTGGGCTATACCTTTCGACCGCGCAAAGCGGTGGACTGGTATGGTCGCGTCTACATGAACTTTGCACGTCAGTCAGTTGAGATGCGCTTCGCGCTATGTCTCCACTTTCGGTTGGTATCGCCCGAGGGGTATTGACCATTACATTGCATCTTTTTTATGCCTTTTAGCAGTAACTGCGTCAGTAGTTGTTGCTTGATCTATTCGCTTCCTGGCAGCAGCTGCGCCAGTAATTGTTATACGATCCTTTTTCTTTTTATTAACGCTATCGCGATCCGTATCTCTATTTAGTCTGTCTTCAATACTCTTCGTACGCACGACCTCTCCGTCCAAGCGATTCAAAAATTGGTTTAGCTCTTCTTTTCCTAGCATTTCTTCCCATTTATGCTTATTACAATTAATATCATTAACTATCGTCAAAAGCGCTTCATGTTCATACAGTCCATGGATTTCCGCGAAGAAAATGTTTTCGGCGTTATCTAGAAGAAGATCTTCCATACTAATTTCTATTCTTTCACGTAAATTTTCGACACGTTTGCTACATTCCTTATTAATATTCGCCAAAGTATCGATGGTGTTATTAGAAGAACGTCTCGCAGCGACAAGCACGTTAAGGGAGGCGTCCGCTATACTCGATGCATTAGATGATCGGCGTGAAGGTCTCGAGTGTAATGATTGGCCCATAATCTTGTTGGCTCGATCATTATTATAAGACTTAATATCTTTATATTTTTTTTCTTCCTCCACTTCTGCCTCTTTCTGGAAAGCCTTAAGCTCTTCACTGTCCATTTCCAAACGATCAAGAACAGAGAGTTCCTTATTCACCTCCGTGGACTTTCCGTTCACTATGTTATATGAAAAAGCCATATGCTCTTTTCCTACATGAACAAGCCTTGACACATTAAGACCGGCGCCATCACCTGAAAAAGTTGCAACGCCGACCCCGGATCCTCGGAGTCCGCCGCTATCATTATTTTTAATCTTTTTACTTATCTTATTTTCAATAGATTTATCGGTGCACAAGTTAACCGATGATGTCTGATATGCCGTTTGAGGTATTTCTTCGCCATCAATATTAGGGAGTTTAGCAGTTACACCAAATCGATCACCGAATATATGTGAATTATGTAGCGTTTTATCTCGATTATTATTATAATAATTCGTGTTAACAGCGTTATTTAACTCATCCCTCTCGGAACTATCTCTTTCATCTAGCTGCGTAGTCACAACCAGAACGTTTTCAGGCTGTGTGCATCCTTGAACTACCGCAGCAGTGCGTGGACATAGCTCCTGAAAGTTTTTCCACGAAAGCCATTCCGCGCCTCCTTGCAGATCTCTTGTGGCATGACCAGTCCTCCGACGAGGTACTACGATATCTACTTCATTTGCTACCACTGCGTATTGCAAAGGCGTTATTGGTGTTGTGCTAAACATATATTATATACTGTTATTAGATATTTTAAGTTTAATGAAATAATTAACGTGAATTAAGCTTTAGAGGAAAATTTTTTAATAAAGTCAATTTCTTCATAATTATTCCTGTTCACGGCATAATTTTCATCAAAGCGTTTTGACAGATAAATAGCTGACATGATGAGGTCGACCAATTTTTTCGCGTTAATCTCAACGAGAAGCTGTTCGAAGTACATCAAAATCTCGTCTTGTCCATTAACCCCAAAATGGGCGGGTGTGCCATCGTGGCATTTATAGTTATATTCCAATAATGTTTCTAACACCTTAGGACGGCGATGATCGCGTGGAAGGGTGCATACCACAGTGATTGCATCTACACGCTCAACGCCTGAGGATTTATGCCACTTCAGCATAGTTGACACATTATCTATCTCGAATGCGCAATAGATAGGAGCTTCGTACTGCGCATCGACTTCTAGCTTTTCACTTATTCTGGAAATCTTTTCTTCCGAAATATTTAGCTTCCTCATCGCTTCAACGATGAGTTCCGAAAATTTATTTTTCTCAATAGGTAATGTATTAGCCATTTCAGCGCCATCATTTAATCTATAATTTTAAAAAATTGAATTTATGTAGTAACAAATTTAAATGGTTTTGTATTTGTAATTATTATTAATGTGCTTCACTAAACTTACTATCGTGTATTGACTATTGCTTAATGCAGATGGGAACTTGATCTTTATGATTAAGATCAAGGCATTTGCCAAAGATAGTATTGTGTGCGGAGAATCTCGTCGCTACCGG
The sequence above is a segment of the Dyella sp. M7H15-1 genome. Coding sequences within it:
- a CDS encoding tail fiber protein, with protein sequence MTQPFIGEIQLLGFNFAPIDWAFCNGATLNVLQNTALFSLIGTLYGGNGQTTFQLPNLTTRAACSQGQGTGLSPRTAGETFGEASVALLTTEIPAHNHGFLIYDQTDATQRTAGPLANSALQMPQHANPFPPQGTNPNGNFASTMLGMTGQNIPHENCQPSLAINYCIALYGNFPSFG
- a CDS encoding tail fiber protein; this encodes MSTPFVGEIRLFGFPRIPTGWLACDGSLQSISGYEVLYTLLGTTYGGDGQNTFGLPDLRGRVPLHQGTGNGLSPRPLGQSVGTESVDLTIVQLPLHTHIAYATTNQANATSPSSSVAPGTVASTDTMYSSNLTGARSFNLENSAVTYTGGSQPHDNTMPTLTASYCIAFEGLFPSQS
- a CDS encoding tail fiber protein, whose translation is MSDYFLGQIMLTSFGFSPRGFAQCNGQLLPINQNTALFSLLGTQFGGDGRVNFALPDMRGRTPVGAGPSADSAWQPTPYSVGQSLGVETVSLTTTNLPMHTHNVTNTAQNGVSRNPTNSLYGSFANEALYASAASGLSALNPAQVQNAGSGLPHNNMQPNLTINFNIALNGIYPSRG
- a CDS encoding putative Ig domain-containing protein; translated protein: MAALLYKLLLVLSLAAFALMPITARAGNLSGCPASFEVPASGSATLNTFNCSDIYGSLDGLGTNYPAFDPDSSPPQGPDQVNTTNGTAVNVDDNDQYLQYTNNGNGNTTDSYVWVDANDINHTETISILNISTSSLPNATVGTAYSKTISGAGGTTSGYSFSSTTLPAGLSLSTSGVLSGTPTTAGSYSFTVTLSDSVVSVSRTYSSFTVANASISISPSTLPNGTVASAYSQTITASGGTSPYTYAIIAGALPAGLSLNSGSGTISGTPTAGGTFTVTVQATDAGSNTASKTYSSWTMAAPTITVSPSTLPAATQGSSYNQAITASGGTSPYTYAVTSGSLPSGVTLSSSGTLSGTPTVYGNFTFTVTATDNSTGTGPYTGSANYTLTVNASAPTITTSTVPNGTVGVSYSTTISASGGNSPYTFSLASGSLPPGLSLSSSGVFSGTPTAGGSYTFTVRVTDAASSTATKTYSNVTISAPTIMVSPSSLPSATQNSSYSQTVNASGGTSPYTYAVTSGSLPSGVTLNASSGALGGTPTVYGNFSFTVTATDSSSGTGPYTGSANYTLTVNASTPTITTSSVPNGTVGVSYNQTISASNGNPPYTFSISSGSLPPGLSLSSGGVISGTPTAGGSYTFTVKVTDANSNTATQTYSGVTIAAPTLSISPSNGTAFSATYATAYSQSFSGSGGTSPYTFHVSSGSLPAGVSLSSAGVLSGTPTQAGHFSFAITATDSSTGTGAPFTATDNYSLTVSNSTITLTPTTLTSGVAGVNYSATLSGSGGVAPYSFSVTSGSLPAGISLSSSGVLSGTPTAAGAFNVTITATDANSFTGSQAYTLTMTAATISLSPSSSTLTVATAESAYSQTFTASGGTAPYHYTVTSGSLPAGLSLTSAGVLSGTPTVSGAYTFSVTATDSSTGTGAPFTGMRSYSLSVNAPTLTITPTTLPNPQDAAAYSQQLQTRGGTGTYTYSVSQGSLPGGLSLSSGGLLSGTPAVNGAFSFTVMSKDSNNFTASQSYSVNVEQAVPVISNDEVTTPADQPVVIAIGSLDKGGPINSVVIATAPSHGNASVNGLHIVYTPATHYFGTDTLTFTATGPGGTSAAATLTIVVTSLAVPSVPEQTVIAMGSKPLTINAVRDASGAPYTAVTITQQPSTGHAVVSGTNIVYTPDAEASGRATLLYTLTNPFGTSVPITVTIINEPIPMAVSQNTTLVAGRTAQVNLTQGAQGGPFTGAALISVSPASAGTALIQAVSGGYQLKFVGAPAFSGNVVLTFTLSNAFATSTPATVTIAVSARPDPSKDAQVLGVLAAQVDATRNFALGQINNFQQRLEVLHGGGGSGGFQNNLSFSSDSMMMAQQRMLNVQNQGPIQRNWLDPQPQRAPSTATTALPDGYAVWTGGAINFGSRDSSASANGFNFNTSGISAGVDKRISPSFAVGGGFGYGHNDTHVGSNGSRMSGDSYSLAAYASYSPGESTFIDGVLGYQWLSFNTDRYVTVDGNRVNGHREGGQWFASFSGGYVWRKDAWMVSPYGRVDLAYADLDGYTEQGDDIYALHYQGETVSTSTTSLGVLTSYVFKLDNGMVMPQLRLEYGHDFQSASEATMSYADLQSAGEYYSAPVDRLARNHYMLGIGVNWQYAKGTTIRLEYDNEMDGSNQNSQTILLGIQIPFNP